CTTCGGGAGAATCGGGGAAGAGGAGGCTGAAGATTTGATCATTTTGCTTTGGGACTTCTATATGCTGCAATGAAGAGAACAAAAGCGGCTAGCTATTCAGTTGATTTATTTACTAGTTTTTCGCCAAAAACAATATGAAATCTTCACTTCCTCTGTGCCCAAACCTTTTTCCAAATCTCTTAATGATCGTTGATCTCTGGAACTCTAAAATACGAGAAGCTGTAAATGAAAACAACGCCCATAAAGCCCTTTATCTTTTTCGCCAAATGAAGCAAAATGGCCTAGAACCCAACAATTTGACCTTTCCTTTCGTATCCAAAGCCTGTGCCAAGGTTTCCAACCTCGAATATTCCCAAGTCATCCACACCCACATCATAAAGTCCCCATTTTACTCAAATGTGTTTGTACAAACAGCTATGCTTGATATGTATGTGAAATGTCATCAACTAGACATGGCGTATAATCTATTTGTGAAAATGCCAAAAAGGGATGTTGCTTCGTGGAATGTGATGCTTGTGGGTTTCGCACAACTGGGTTTCCCTGATAAAGTTTTTCATATATTTCAGGAGATGAGGTCTACATGGACTTTTCCTGATTCAATCACAATTTTGGGAATGAGTCAGGCCATATCATGTGTGAAGAATTTGGAATTAGCAAAGGGTGTTCATGCATTTGGAATTCGAATTGGGATAGATACTGATGTTTCTGTTGCTAACACTTGGATATCTTTATATGCTAAATGTGGTGATTTGGAGATGGCTAAGTCGGTTTTTGATGGAATTGAAGTAGGTTTAAGGAGTATAGTATCCTGGAATTCTATGATTGCTGGGTATGCCTATCTTGAGAACTTTTTAGAGGCTTTTAATTCTTACAAATGGATGCTGTGTGATGGATTTAGGCCTGATATTAGTACTATTATTAGCTTGCTTTCTTCATGCGTACTGCCAGAGATAGCTtttctaggtatgcagattcatTGTCATGGAATTGGATTTGGTTGCGATTCAGATATTCACGTGGTTAATACTCTTATATCTATGTATTCCAAGAGTGGAGATGTTTACTCTGCAAGATGTTTATTTGACAGCATATGTAACAGAAGTTGTGTTACTTGGACTGCTATGATAAGTGGTTATGCTAAGAAAGGGGATATGGATGAGGCATTGAATTTGTTTAATGCAATGGAAGCAGCTGGTGAGACGCCTGATTTGGTTACTGTACTTTCTATGATTTCGGGTTGCAGCCAAACTGGTATTCTTGGAGTTGGAAAGTGGATTGATGCTTATGCCAATTCTAACTGTTTAAAACATAATGTTGTGGTTTGCAATGCATTGATAGATATGTACGCAAAATGTGGAAGTATATGTGATGCCAGGGATATCTTTAATACCATGCCCAATAAAACTGTTGTTTCCTGGACAACCATGATTGCAGGTTTTGCTTTGAATGGATTATTTGAAGAAGCTTTGGACCTTTTCTATAGGATGGTTGAGTTGGAGTTGAAGCCAAATCACATAACATTTCTTGCTATACTTCAAGCTTGCACTCATGGTGGTTTTCTTGAGGAAGGATGGGAGTGCTTCAATATGATgaccaaaatttataaaataagtcCTGGATTAGATCATTATTCCTGTATGGCAGATCTTCTAGGTCGTAAAGGAAAGCTAAAAGAAGCATTGAAATTTATTCAAGATATGCCTGTCGAACCTGATGCTGCCATATGGAGTGGATTACTTAGTGCTTGCAAGACACACCAAAACATCGAGATTGGTGAATATGCTGCTCATCGCCTTTTTAAGATGGAGCCCTGTGTGTCCTTTCCATATGTTGAGATGGCTAACATATATGCATCAACAGGAAGGTGGGATGGAGTTGCAAGGATGAGAGCAATGATGAAAAGTAACAGGATTAAGAAGTCTCCAGGACAGAGCCTTGTTGAAGTCAATGGGAGAATTTGTGCATTCACTGTTGAAGACACAGGTCATTTTGACAGGGAGCTAATATATGCTGTTTTGGATGGTTTGATGTTGCAATCAAAGGAAGAAGGGCCCTCACAACATTCCGATGGAACTCCAGAATTGGAGTTGGAAACTAGTCTGTCTTCACTTAAGAAGAATGATATAGAATGATGTGGCTTGATGTTATGAGCATAGACAATGTGTAGGGTTTGGTTTACATGGTGCATTTTGTTTAACTTCAGTTAAACATATTCAACAGTGGGTTTTTGAAAGCAGAGGTGATTGGATTATTAAGGAATTTGGAAGTTTTGGATTTAAGTTACAACGGGATTAATGAGAACCTTCATTCAGTTCTTTGCTGAATCTGAGGGTATTGGCATTGCTGAATCAGAGGAATTGTTGAATGAATCAGTGCTGATTGAAGAACTAGATGTCAGTGGTGATGGATTTACAGGTATTTCAGTCTTTGCTGTGTGCTTAATTGGGTTTTAGACTTGTTGCATGTGCATATTTTTCTCCTTTCATTAGAATTTGATTGGAGCATTTAGTGAACTGACGTAAGAATTATTTTGACCTTGTACTAATTTAAGATTAAATCTGTTCACATGTGATGTTAGCATTTAAAATTGCTTGTTTATTGATGCTGAGAACCTGGAATTTGACTTCCCGCCCCCTCATTTAGTTCCTGTCCCCCCCCCTAGTGAATGTAACTATTAACTGTGATTTACCTTACTTGACTACTTTCGGGGTTAAGATTGATGAAGGCAAAATAATAATGTTCTCTTTTCTAGGAGAAAGGGTGCTCTTTTCAAGGACAAAGGGTGGAGTGGTAGACCTGTTTTAGCTTGGTaaaaatttttagtattttaaattGCCATGGAGAAAAATGAGTTGGAAAGTGTCTGGGCACTGTTTGTTCAGGAGGAAAAAACCAAAACATAAGTTCCTTTCCTATATGCAAACTGAATATGAATACTTTAACATACTAATTAGTTAGATCTATATTATTAGGAACCAAAAAAAGGAaaacattaaaaacaaaattggCCAAATAATTAGAAGAATCAACCTTTTCATATTTTTCAATTACATTTGAACATTTTAAGTTTGACAATTTTggttcaatctaaaattttacttTTAGGATGAAACAATAACTATCTATTTATTAGAAACCCAAATCCAATCTCAGAACCCAAGTGTTGTGGGTAGAAGGTCTAAGAGGTTATAAGGAGACCCCAATGTTTAAAAGCAGGTGATGAGGTATAAGTGGCTAAGAATATTTTTGTTTTAACAGCTCACTCCATATAAGCCTGTGAGAAACAACTCAAAGGATAGAGACTAGGATTTGATACTATATTAGAAGCCCAACCTAAAAACCCAAGTGTTAAGTTAGAAGGCTAAAGG
This sequence is a window from Hevea brasiliensis isolate MT/VB/25A 57/8 chromosome 10, ASM3005281v1, whole genome shotgun sequence. Protein-coding genes within it:
- the LOC110659459 gene encoding pentatricopeptide repeat-containing protein At4g19191, mitochondrial — its product is MKSSLPLCPNLFPNLLMIVDLWNSKIREAVNENNAHKALYLFRQMKQNGLEPNNLTFPFVSKACAKVSNLEYSQVIHTHIIKSPFYSNVFVQTAMLDMYVKCHQLDMAYNLFVKMPKRDVASWNVMLVGFAQLGFPDKVFHIFQEMRSTWTFPDSITILGMSQAISCVKNLELAKGVHAFGIRIGIDTDVSVANTWISLYAKCGDLEMAKSVFDGIEVGLRSIVSWNSMIAGYAYLENFLEAFNSYKWMLCDGFRPDISTIISLLSSCVLPEIAFLGMQIHCHGIGFGCDSDIHVVNTLISMYSKSGDVYSARCLFDSICNRSCVTWTAMISGYAKKGDMDEALNLFNAMEAAGETPDLVTVLSMISGCSQTGILGVGKWIDAYANSNCLKHNVVVCNALIDMYAKCGSICDARDIFNTMPNKTVVSWTTMIAGFALNGLFEEALDLFYRMVELELKPNHITFLAILQACTHGGFLEEGWECFNMMTKIYKISPGLDHYSCMADLLGRKGKLKEALKFIQDMPVEPDAAIWSGLLSACKTHQNIEIGEYAAHRLFKMEPCVSFPYVEMANIYASTGRWDGVARMRAMMKSNRIKKSPGQSLVEVNGRICAFTVEDTGHFDRELIYAVLDGLMLQSKEEGPSQHSDGTPELELETSLSSLKKNDIE